Proteins encoded in a region of the Rothia mucilaginosa genome:
- the guaA gene encoding glutamine-hydrolyzing GMP synthase, whose amino-acid sequence MTNSVNLDQLEERPVLVVDYGAQYAQLIARRVREAGIYSEIVPHSMSTEKMLAKNPAAIVLSGGPSSVYADGAPKGDKALFEAGVPIFGICYGFQVMAQTLGGTVAQTGLREYGATDAVICAENSSFLTGTPTTQNVWMSHGDSVTEAPEGFEVLATTPGASVAAFVDESRKLGGVQWHPEVKHSDYGQVALENFLYNVAGLKPTWSTNNIIEEQVAKIREQVGSDRVICALSGGVDSSVAAALVHKAVGDQLTCFFIDHGLLREGEREQVEQDYAASMGIKVITIDESERFLSALEGVTEPEAKRKAIGREFIRSFEEAQRKLIAEAGEEGADIKFLVQGTLYPDVVESGGGDGTANIKSHHNVGGLPDDLTFELVEPLRTLFKDEVRAIGRELGVPEKIVARQPFPGPGLGIRIVGEVNRENLETLRAADAIVREELTAAGQDEHIWQCPVVLLAGVRSVGVQGDGRTYGHPIVLRPVSSEDAMTADWSRLPYDLLAKISNRITNEVKDVNRVVLDVTSKPPGTIEWE is encoded by the coding sequence GTGACCAACTCTGTGAACCTGGACCAGCTCGAAGAGCGTCCCGTCCTGGTGGTAGATTACGGTGCACAGTACGCACAGCTCATTGCTCGTCGCGTGCGTGAGGCCGGCATCTACTCCGAAATCGTCCCCCACTCCATGAGCACTGAGAAGATGCTCGCCAAGAACCCGGCAGCCATCGTGCTCTCCGGTGGCCCCTCCTCGGTCTACGCCGATGGCGCCCCCAAGGGTGACAAGGCCCTGTTTGAAGCTGGCGTGCCGATCTTCGGTATCTGCTACGGCTTCCAGGTCATGGCCCAGACCCTCGGCGGCACCGTCGCCCAGACCGGTCTGCGCGAATACGGCGCAACCGACGCTGTGATCTGCGCTGAGAACTCCTCCTTCCTGACCGGCACCCCCACCACCCAGAACGTGTGGATGTCTCACGGTGACTCCGTGACCGAAGCCCCCGAAGGCTTCGAGGTGCTGGCAACGACCCCCGGCGCATCCGTGGCAGCATTCGTGGATGAGTCCCGCAAGCTCGGCGGCGTGCAGTGGCACCCCGAGGTGAAGCACTCCGACTACGGCCAGGTCGCCCTGGAGAACTTCCTCTACAATGTGGCAGGTCTGAAGCCCACCTGGTCCACCAACAACATCATCGAAGAGCAGGTTGCTAAGATTCGCGAGCAGGTCGGTAGCGACCGCGTCATCTGCGCGCTCTCCGGCGGCGTTGACTCCTCCGTGGCAGCAGCACTCGTGCACAAGGCTGTTGGTGACCAGCTCACCTGCTTCTTCATTGACCACGGTCTGCTCCGTGAGGGCGAGCGTGAACAGGTCGAGCAGGACTACGCAGCCTCCATGGGTATCAAGGTCATCACCATCGACGAGTCGGAGCGTTTCCTCTCCGCTCTCGAGGGCGTCACCGAGCCCGAGGCGAAGCGTAAGGCTATCGGCCGCGAGTTCATCCGCTCCTTCGAAGAGGCACAGCGCAAGCTGATTGCCGAAGCGGGCGAAGAGGGCGCAGACATCAAGTTCCTGGTCCAGGGCACCCTGTACCCGGACGTTGTCGAGTCCGGCGGTGGCGACGGCACCGCAAACATTAAGAGCCACCACAACGTGGGCGGCCTCCCCGACGACCTGACCTTCGAACTGGTTGAGCCGCTGCGCACCCTGTTCAAGGACGAGGTTCGCGCTATCGGTCGTGAGCTCGGCGTTCCCGAGAAGATCGTGGCACGTCAGCCGTTCCCCGGCCCCGGCCTGGGCATCCGCATTGTCGGCGAGGTTAATCGCGAGAACCTGGAGACCCTGCGTGCCGCTGACGCTATCGTGCGTGAAGAGCTGACCGCAGCAGGTCAGGATGAGCACATCTGGCAGTGCCCCGTGGTTCTGCTGGCTGGCGTTCGTTCCGTGGGCGTTCAGGGTGACGGCCGTACTTACGGCCACCCGATTGTTCTGCGCCCGGTCTCTTCGGAAGACGCAATGACCGCTGACTGGTCGCGCCTGCCGTACGACCTGCTGGCTAAGATCTCGAACCGTATTACCAACGAGGTCAAGGACGTTAACCGAGTGGTGCTGGACGTTACCTCCAAGCCCCCGGGAACCATTGAGTGGGAGTAA
- a CDS encoding type II toxin-antitoxin system Phd/YefM family antitoxin — protein sequence MTVMTSREFNQNLAKAQKQAQQSPVIITKRGEPTYVLMTYEEYSRSQNESSSLYDFFANYPQPAEGMDLPEEFPTVERSAHQRPIVEF from the coding sequence ATGACCGTTATGACTAGCCGCGAGTTCAATCAGAACCTCGCCAAAGCCCAGAAGCAGGCTCAGCAATCACCCGTAATTATCACTAAGCGTGGTGAACCCACCTATGTCCTTATGACCTATGAAGAGTATTCGCGTAGTCAGAATGAGAGCTCTTCCCTGTATGACTTCTTCGCCAACTACCCTCAACCTGCTGAAGGTATGGACCTGCCCGAAGAATTCCCCACGGTAGAACGTTCCGCACATCAGCGCCCCATTGTAGAGTTCTAG
- a CDS encoding type II toxin-antitoxin system VapC family toxin, with amino-acid sequence MYLLDTNIISELWKLSRGKADPVFESWFRVYSDRPLYISVVTLMELERGVLAMERKDPAQGAYLREWCSTVREKFQKRTLVIDGAVADYCAGLHVPDKAPENDAWIAATALAHGLTLVTRNVKDFERLPVRLLNPFEPTT; translated from the coding sequence ATGTACCTGCTTGATACCAATATCATTTCTGAGTTGTGGAAGCTCTCACGCGGTAAGGCTGACCCTGTATTTGAATCGTGGTTTCGTGTTTACTCCGATAGGCCGCTCTATATTAGCGTCGTGACCCTGATGGAGCTGGAGCGTGGAGTACTCGCCATGGAGCGTAAAGATCCGGCACAAGGAGCGTATCTGCGTGAATGGTGCTCGACAGTTCGAGAGAAATTTCAGAAACGAACTCTTGTTATTGACGGGGCTGTAGCTGATTATTGTGCAGGGCTTCATGTACCGGATAAAGCGCCGGAGAATGACGCGTGGATTGCTGCGACCGCGCTGGCACACGGTCTTACCCTGGTAACGCGCAATGTCAAAGATTTTGAGCGCCTCCCGGTTCGACTCCTTAACCCCTTCGAACCTACAACATAG
- a CDS encoding permease, which yields MGMILPLLYLGVGFGLAMLLPEHWGNSLKESASALLTRWIIPTVIVYIVATSRPELFFMAASTMVLMALLVRCAAFFTNDPVQRLALVYLNAGIFGIPVVASFWGEEAVRLYVGAYIGNSVMGNVLGTSLMRREANTDGLTTSRAKPTRKAVTHKAAVGAVLRSLLTNRPIIAVAIGLICLPAGPFLNTHAAGIYRLITWVFSFVGLMVLGMWLSTARLHRTDLTQALRWALLRVVLVSIYSVGILTAAHWMHTHTGVHLEQLLAHPQVLFILGVLPPAANIVILETHYRHEGTAAPIIASGAVVSLGMIALAVPILQLVFSN from the coding sequence ATGGGAATGATCCTCCCACTCCTCTACTTAGGGGTAGGCTTCGGACTCGCAATGTTGCTACCCGAGCACTGGGGCAACAGCCTGAAAGAAAGCGCCTCCGCCCTGCTGACCCGCTGGATTATCCCCACCGTCATCGTCTACATCGTCGCCACCAGCCGTCCCGAACTCTTCTTCATGGCAGCCTCCACCATGGTGCTCATGGCGCTTCTCGTACGCTGCGCCGCCTTCTTCACGAACGATCCGGTGCAACGGCTCGCCCTCGTCTACCTCAATGCCGGAATCTTCGGAATCCCCGTAGTCGCCAGCTTCTGGGGCGAGGAAGCCGTACGCCTCTACGTCGGCGCGTATATCGGCAACTCCGTCATGGGTAATGTCCTCGGCACCTCACTCATGCGCAGAGAAGCCAATACAGACGGACTCACGACTAGCCGAGCCAAGCCCACCCGAAAAGCTGTCACACACAAAGCTGCCGTCGGTGCAGTACTGCGGTCCCTGCTCACGAACCGCCCCATTATCGCCGTAGCAATCGGGCTGATATGCCTGCCCGCCGGACCGTTCCTCAACACCCACGCCGCCGGTATCTACCGGCTCATCACCTGGGTCTTCAGCTTCGTAGGGCTCATGGTGCTCGGCATGTGGCTGAGCACCGCTCGCCTGCACCGAACCGACCTAACACAAGCCCTCCGGTGGGCGCTACTGCGTGTCGTGCTCGTGAGCATCTACAGCGTTGGCATACTAACCGCCGCACACTGGATGCACACGCACACCGGAGTGCACCTTGAGCAGCTACTGGCACACCCGCAGGTACTTTTTATCCTCGGAGTGCTACCGCCAGCCGCTAACATCGTCATTCTGGAAACCCACTACCGGCACGAAGGAACAGCCGCACCCATTATCGCCTCCGGAGCAGTCGTCAGCCTGGGAATGATAGCGCTCGCCGTGCCAATCCTGCAGCTCGTGTTCTCCAACTGA
- a CDS encoding glycoside hydrolase family 13 protein, producing the protein MSNSEAYEVPSYKGRQWWKEAVVYQVYPRSFNDANGDGIGDLKGITEKLPYLAKLGINVIWLSPVFDSPNVDNGYDISDYFAIMSDFGTMEDFDEMLETAHKHGIKILMDLVANHTSDEHPWFKESRSSKDNPYRDYYIWKDPKGFDEDGNPIPPNNWASEFGGPAWEWDEATGQFYLHIFFKEQPDLNWENEKVREDLYSMVRWWLDKGVDGFRLDAINIISKPEGYPDDPSTDYEKHTSSIPFVITNGTMVHPWMKELTRETFSRYDVMTVGETSATSPEDAKLWAGYHTGELNMIFHFDHMGVDNDPNGNLGGKWSYAPYKLTELKRILNEWQTTLEGNAWGSLYWNNHDQPRVVSRFGNDSDEFRTLSAKQLATTLHFMQGTPYIYQGEELGMTNVKFDSIEDYRDGDSIRFYEDMHVDHKRLSHEEAMQAIYIKGRDNARTPIQWDASANAGFSPEGVTPWIAVNPNYPAINAEAVLADEDSIFYHYQQLVALRRGKLKDLMVYASFAPVDSVQVPHNEDEAVYAYTRTGGADGSPANESLLVVSNFTAEEQERDFAVLNEAREAGARVELVSSNYKDDAGSTLRPYEAKVYHIVR; encoded by the coding sequence ATGAGCAACTCCGAGGCATACGAGGTTCCCTCCTACAAAGGCCGCCAGTGGTGGAAGGAAGCCGTGGTGTACCAGGTGTACCCCCGCTCCTTCAACGACGCGAACGGCGACGGTATCGGTGATCTGAAGGGCATTACCGAGAAGCTGCCCTACCTGGCTAAGCTGGGCATCAACGTCATCTGGCTCTCCCCCGTGTTCGACTCGCCGAACGTGGACAACGGCTACGACATCTCTGACTACTTCGCCATCATGAGTGACTTCGGCACCATGGAAGACTTCGACGAGATGCTTGAAACCGCCCACAAGCACGGCATCAAGATCCTGATGGACCTGGTCGCAAACCACACCTCCGATGAGCACCCCTGGTTCAAGGAGTCCCGATCCTCTAAGGACAACCCCTACCGCGACTACTACATTTGGAAGGACCCGAAGGGCTTCGACGAGGACGGCAACCCGATTCCTCCGAACAACTGGGCGTCCGAGTTCGGCGGCCCGGCATGGGAGTGGGACGAGGCGACCGGCCAGTTCTACCTGCACATCTTCTTCAAGGAACAGCCCGACCTGAACTGGGAGAACGAGAAGGTTCGCGAGGACCTGTACTCCATGGTCCGCTGGTGGCTGGACAAGGGCGTTGACGGCTTCCGCCTGGACGCTATCAACATCATCTCCAAGCCCGAGGGCTACCCGGATGACCCCTCCACCGACTACGAGAAGCACACCTCCTCGATTCCGTTCGTCATCACGAACGGCACCATGGTGCACCCGTGGATGAAGGAGCTCACCCGCGAGACCTTCAGCCGCTACGACGTGATGACCGTGGGCGAGACCAGCGCGACCAGCCCCGAGGACGCTAAGCTGTGGGCTGGCTACCACACCGGTGAGCTGAACATGATCTTCCACTTCGATCACATGGGCGTGGATAACGACCCGAACGGCAATCTGGGCGGCAAGTGGTCCTACGCGCCGTACAAGCTGACCGAGCTCAAGCGCATCCTGAACGAGTGGCAGACCACCCTGGAGGGTAACGCTTGGGGTTCGCTGTACTGGAACAACCACGACCAGCCGCGCGTTGTCTCCCGTTTCGGTAACGATTCGGATGAGTTCCGTACCCTGTCCGCTAAGCAGCTGGCAACCACCCTGCACTTCATGCAGGGCACCCCGTACATTTACCAGGGTGAAGAGCTGGGCATGACCAACGTGAAGTTCGATTCGATTGAGGATTACCGCGATGGTGACTCGATCCGCTTCTACGAGGACATGCACGTTGACCACAAGCGTCTGAGCCACGAAGAGGCGATGCAGGCAATCTACATTAAGGGCCGCGACAATGCTCGCACCCCGATTCAGTGGGATGCCTCCGCTAACGCTGGTTTCAGCCCCGAGGGTGTGACCCCGTGGATTGCTGTGAACCCGAACTACCCGGCGATTAACGCTGAGGCTGTTCTGGCTGATGAGGATTCGATCTTCTACCACTACCAGCAGCTGGTGGCTCTGCGCCGCGGCAAGCTGAAGGACCTGATGGTTTACGCGTCCTTCGCTCCGGTGGATTCGGTTCAGGTTCCGCACAACGAGGACGAGGCTGTGTACGCGTACACCCGTACCGGTGGCGCGGACGGCAGCCCCGCAAACGAGTCTTTGCTGGTTGTTTCGAACTTCACCGCTGAGGAGCAGGAGCGCGACTTCGCTGTGCTGAATGAGGCTCGTGAGGCTGGTGCTCGTGTTGAGCTGGTGAGCTCGAACTACAAGGACGATGCGGGTTCGACCCTGCGCCCCTACGAGGCGAAGGTATACCACATCGTTCGCTAA